The region AAGAATTTTGGAGACGATACTATTAAATCAAGCTTGCAGCAGAGCATGGGATTTTATCCAAAAGATAAGATAAATGTAGGAGACACATGGGAAAATAAATTTAAGTATAATATTATATTACCTGTCTCTGTAAGTAGTAAATATAAATTATCAAGTGTCCAAAATAATCAATATGTTATAGATGTAAATTCAAAACTTGCTACAGACAGTGGATCCAAAGATGGAGAGATTGATGGAATTAAAGCAAAAGTAAAATTAAATGGAAATATAAATGGTAATATAAATATAAATAAAGATGATTGTATTTTAGGTGATGGAAAATTAACTGAGACATTAAAAGGTACAATATATGTTCCTGCAAGTGATAATGTTCCAACAGATCTTAAATTTCCAGTAACAATGAAAATAAATATTAATTATAAAACTATAAAGAAATAAAAAATAGGTCTGATGCGATAAAGGTTAAGGAAAATTTAAATTAAAAGCTTTCCATAGTGAAACGGAGGAAAGATGTCCATGTTTTACTCCAAAAGCGAATTAACATTGATGAAGTAACAATTTAAAAAAATCTAATGAATGTTATCATACAAGAGGCTGGGGCTTGGGTCAAAGACCCATTATCCTTCTTAATCTAATATAAGCACTCTCTATATTATGAGAGTGCTTGTTTAGATAGATCTTAAAATATTTATAGATCAAAATTATTAGGCGTAAACATTAAGATAGCCTATATTTTATAAAGAAGGATAATGGGTCTTTGACCCAAGCCCCAGCTATGATAAGATTTATTAGATTTTTTTAATGTTACAAATCAATGTTAATTCGCTCTATTTCTCGTAGCTTTCAACTATTTCTCCAAAGAAAAGTGTGTGAAATCTACCATCACTATAAATTTTATCTTTTATGTCTTTATCAATTTTTGAAAGATCAATATCACTAGAATATACTACTTTGCATTCGTAATAAATTCCACAGTCATCTATAATTGGCGCAGATAATTTTTTTGAGTCTTTCGTTTTTATATTGGCTTCTTTAAATTTATTTATGTCCCTTCCTGATTTTGTTCCACAGATTGAAAGTGCTTTTTTCAATTTGTCATTAGTGGGTATGCTTATGGTAAATTCTTTTGATTCTTTTATGAAGTCATAAGAATATCTTGAAGTTCTTATTAATGCCATAAATATTGGACGATTCCATTCGTAACCTATGTTGCCCCAGCTTATAGTCATTGTATTAGTTTTATCACCATTTTTTACAGTTAAAAATGCACCTTGTTTATGAAGATATTCCATAGCCTTATCTAAGTTATTAGTAAAATCCATTTGTATAGCCTCCTTGATTTGAATATATAATATTATTCTATCATATAAGAAAAAAAATTCATTTGTATCTTTGAAATTTTAAGTATAAATTTTCATATCATTGTTTAGATAATAAATTAATATAAAAATAATTGTAAAATTGAGTGAAGTTATTAATATAATGATTATATGAGCACCGTATTTAATTGTTCGTAGAAATATAATAGAGGGATGGTACAATGAAGGCTATTATTATGGCAGGAGGTAAGGGTACGAGACTTAGACCGCTTACATGTAATATTCCCAAACCCATGATGCCAATTATGCAAAAGCCGATTATTCAGTATATTATTGAGTTATTAAAAAAGTATGATATAACGGAAATAGGTATTACACTTCAATATCTTTCTGATGAAATAACAAGTTACTTTGGAAATGGAAAAAAGTTTGGGGTGAATTTACAGTATTTTATAGAAAAAAGTCCTCTAGGAACTGCGGGAAGTGTAAGAAGTGCGGAGGATTTTCTTGATGAAACCTTTGTAGTTGTAAGTGGTGATGCTCTTACAGATATAAATTTAACTAAAGTTTTACAATATCATAAACAGAAGAAATCTACAGTTACAATCGTTTTAAAGAAAGTGGATATACCTCTAGAATATGGTGTTGCAGTTACAGATGAATGTGGCAAAATAGATAATTTTATTGAAAAACCCGGGTGGAGTGAAATTTTTAGCGATAAAGTTAACACCGGTATATATGTTATGGAGCCTAAGATTTTTAAACTATATAATAAGAATAAAAAGATTGATTTTAGTAAAGATTTATTTCCTGTTCTTTTAAAAAATAATGAGCCTGTGTATGGATATGTAACTAATACTTATTGGAGAGACATAGGAAATATAGAGCAGTTTATGGAGTGTAATTTTGATGTACTTAATGAAGAAATAAATGTGAAAATTGATGCTGAAAAATGTAAAGACGGAGTGTGGATGGGAAAAGACTGTATAATAGAACCTAATGTAAAAATAATTCCACCAGTTTATATAGGAGATAATTGTAAGATATTATCTAATGCCGAAATTGGACCTTTTACTGTACTTGGAAGAAATAGTATAGTATCTGAAATGGCAGCATTAAAGAGAAGTATAGTGTTTGAAAATTGCTATGTCGGGAAATACACTCAATTAAGGGGGGCTATAGTATCAAATAATGTTCAAATCGGAAAAGGAGTATCAATTTTTGAAGAATGTTCAATTGGCAGTGGAAGTTTAATAGGAGAGAGAAGTATTATTAAAGCAGGTGTAAAAATATGGCCATATAAAGTTATAGGAAGTAGAGCAATTATAAAAACAAGCATTATGTGGGGGAAGAATAGCCCTAAAGTATTATTTGGTAAAAATGGAGTATGCGGTGAGGTAAATGTTGAGATCACACCGGAATTTGTGTCAAAATTAGCATCAGCTTTTGCTGCAATTTTGAAGCTGAACTCAAAGGTAATAGTATGCTCGAGTTCTGATTCTTCATGTGAAATGTTAAAATATTCTTTTATGTCTGGTCTAGTATCTATGGGCATGCAGGTTTATTCTGCTGAAGAAATGACAATCCCAATGATTAGGCTTTCAACAGTTAAATTTAATATGGACGCTGCGGTGTATTTATTCTGTGAGGAAGATACTTATGAAAAGGTCAATATATTATTCATTGACAAAGATGGAATAGCTATATCAAAATCTATGCAAAGAAAGATAGTGAATAATTTTGTAAAAGAAGATTTTATAAGAATGAGATCAAATGATTTTAAAAGAATAAGAAAATTAAAAGAATTCACAAGCTACTATGAAGAATACATTATAAGTGATTTGAAGATGCTAAAAGATGAACATAGAGAGATAAAAATTGCAGTATGGGCTTCCAATGAATTTATAAAAAAAATTGCTATAAGAGTACTTAACAAGCTTAATATTCAATGTATTAAGTATGATAATTATATAAGTTTGGATGGCCTAAAAAAAGAAGTTTTAACAAAAAAATTGGACTTTGGGGTTAATATTTCAGAAAACTGTAGTGAAGCTATATTAATTGATGAGAAAGGCACAATATTAAATAAACAAATATATGAGAGTATAAAATCGTTGGTACTTATATATGCTTACGGATTTAAGACTATTGCGGTGCCGGTTAATTCATCAGCTGCATTGAAGAAAATAGCACAAAGATATAACTGTAAGTATATTAGAACTAAGATTTCAGAAAGACATATTTTAAATGAATATATCAAAAATGAGAAAGATAAGGATAGAAAAAAGGTGCTGCTTTCGTATCTTTCAAGTATAGATGCATTAAGTGTAATAATAAATGTAATCGATATTATGCTGGAAAATGAAATGAAGATTTCTGAATTTATAGGGAATATACCAAATTATATTTTAAAGAACAAGGAAATAGCATGTTCGTGGGATAAAAAAGGAAGTATAATGAGAAAACTTATGGAAAAAAGCACTAGAAATCCGGTGGAACTTATAGAAGGGATTAAATTTAATTATGATGATTCATGGGCACTTGTAATTCCAGATTCTAATGAACCTATATGCAAAATATATGCAGAGTCCTGTGATGAAGAGAAAACTGAGAAAATTATAGATAGATTTGAGAATGAAATACATTTGTTTTTAAGAAGTTGACAAAAAACTATTGATTTTACTCATGATTAGTTTTATAATGTATTTATTATTTAAATATAAAGCTATAAAATTGCAATGAAGGAAAGAGTAGATTTAACTGAGCTTTCAGAGAGCCGGGCTTTAAGCTGTGAACCGGCAGCGAGATTAAATTGAAGAACATTCTGGAGTAGTTAACCAAAATCTTTTTGAAAGTAGGCTTAAACGGATGTCCATCGTTAAAGGGAATAGGTATTGATGTTTTTAGAGAACATTTTGTACTGAATTGAGTTAGCATTTTGCTAAGTAGGGTGGCACCGCGTTATATACAATCGCCCCTATACCAATATTATATTTGGTATAGGGGCGATTTTTTATGTAAAAAAATTGGAGGGCTATGTATGAAAAAATTTTATGTCAAAGATGTATTTTCCATGAATGAAGGGGATGAAATAGTACTTAAAGGATGGGTTCATAAAATTTATGATCTCGGTCATGTTAATTTTATAAGACTAAGAGATAAAACAGGAATTGCTCAGCTAGTAACAACTAAGGAACAATTAGAAGGTCTTAGAAATGAAACTTGTATAGAAGTTAAGGGAAAACTAAGTAAAAATGAAAAAGCTATTAATGGAATGGAAGTTCAAGTAGAAGATATAAAAATTTTAGGAAAAGTTTATTATGATAAATTACCTTTTGATATAAATGGTAAAAAAATAAATGCAGCACTTGAAACTCAACTTGATCATAGAAACATAAGTCTTAGAAAACCTAATATACTCGCAATTTTCAAAATTCAAGAACAAATTGGAGATTGTTTTAGAGATTTTTTAAGAGAAAATGGCTTTACAGAAATACATACACCTAAAATATTGGCATCAGGAACTGAGGGTGGAAGTGAGCTTTTCACTGTAAATTATTTTGATCATAGAGCATTTTTAGCTCAGAGTCCTCAATTTTACAAGCAGATGATGGTTGGAGTTGGATTTGAAAAAGTTTTTGAGGTAGGTCATGCTTATAGAGCAGAGCTTCATAATACTTACAGACATTTAAATGAGTATGTGAGTCTTGATGCAGAAATGGGCTTTATAGAAGATGAGACTGAAATAATGGATCTTGAAGAAAGATTTATGAACTATTTATTCAAAAAATTAAGAGAGAATTGTGCAAGGGAACTTGAAATGTATAATATAACTTTACCCCAAAAAGTTAACATACCAAGGATTCCTCTTTCAGAAGCACAGGAGATTGTTTATAAAGAATATGGTAAAAGATCACCTAAGGGAGATTTGAATGCTGAAGGTGAAAGATTGTTTGGAAAGTATATTAAGGAGAAGTATGATAGTGATTTTGCTTATCTTACAAAGTATCCTCTTTCAAAAAGGCCTATGTATACAATGCCTGATGATGAAATAGAAGGAGCCTCAAAGAGCTTTGATTTAATATATAAAGGTCTTGAAATAACAACAGGTGGTCAAAGAATTCATGATCATGATATGCTTGTAGAAGCTATAAAGAAAAAAGGATTTAAACCAGAAGAGTTTGAATTCTATACGGAAAACTTTAGATACGGTATGCCACCTCATGGAGGTTTTGCTATAGGTCTTGAAAGACTTACAATGCAGATATTAGGACTTGAAAATATAAGAGAAGCATCATTATTGCCAAGAGATATGAAGAGAATAACACCATAATTATGTTTGAAAATATTGATAAAAATTTATGGAGCTAACAGATTCTAAGGATTGCTCGTTTATAATTGTCTACCCATTTAAATGTATCATCCTGATGCTTAAATGGCTTCGCACGTCCTGTGCGAAATTACGCCAATTATAAGTCGCAAATCCTAAGAGTCTGTAAACTCCAACATACAATATCAACATTATTCAAACATAATTATTAAGAAAGTTAAGGTTAATGAAAATTTTTTTCCGTTTCACTACAAAAAATTGATATTAGTTTTTTATACATTAAAAATTTGGTAAAGTGAAATTAAGAAAAAGTGTCATTAACAGTTAATTGATTATCAAAAACAAGGAGCTGATTATTTTGAGTGATAAACATGTGGATTTAGACACGGTTAAATATATTGCTAAACTTGCGAAACTTAAGTTTACAGACGGAGAAGCAGCAAAGCTTGCAGGTGAGTTTGAATCAATACTTGGACATTTTGAAACTATAGATAAAGTGGATTTATCAGATGTTAACGTAAATGAATTTGATGAGGTTAACACTGAATTTAGAAAAGATGTTCCAAAAGTTTTTGAAGATAAAAAGAAACTTATGCAGAATGTAAAGAGTTTAAGAGACGGTGCAATTGAGGTACCTAAGATAATTGAAGAGTAGGGAGGCTTTATATATGGATATACTGAGTATGACAGTAGAGGAACTAAGGACTGCTATTTTAGATAAAGAGCTTAAATCAGAAGATATTGTAAAAGCTTATTTTGATAATATAAAAAAAACAGAGCCCAAGATAGATGCATATATAACATTATGTGAAGATTATGCACTTAAAGAGGCAAGAATTGTGGATAAAAAAATTGCAGCTGGGGATAAAGTTGGATGCCTTGCAGGAATTCCTATTGCTATAAAAGATAATATATGTACAGATGGAATAAAAACAACTTGTGCATCAAAAATGTTGTATGATTTTATTCCACCTTACGATGCTACGGTAATAAAAAAATTAAAGGCAGAAGATGCTGTAATAATAGGAAAAACTAATATGGATGAATTTGCAATGGGATCTTCCACAGAAAATTCAGCTTTTAAGGTTACTAAAAATCCTAGAGATATAACTAGGGTTCCAGGCGGTTCTTCAGGAGGTTCAGCGGCTGTAGTTGCAGCTAAAATGGCGCCTATATCTCTTGGCTCAGATACAGGTGGGTCAATAAGACAGCCTGCTGCATTTTGTGGAGTTGTTGGCCTTAAGCCAACTTATGGTCTGGTTTCGAGATTTGGGCTTATAGCTTTTGCATCATCTCTTGATCAGATTGGACCTTTTGGAAAGACAGTAAAGGATTGTGCACAGCTTTTGCAGGTTGTTTGTGGAGAAGATGAACTTGATAACACAAGTGCTAAGGGCCTTGAAACAGAAGATTATCTTGATGGAATAGATGATGGCATCAAAGGCATGAAAATAGGAATGCCTAAAGAATTCTTTGGAGAGGGACTTGATCCTGAAATAAAAAAAGCTGTTTATGATACAATTGAAAAGCTTAAAAGCCTTGGAGCAGAGGTTATTGATATTAGCCTTCCAATAACAGAAGAGGGACTTTCAGCTTACTATATTATTTCATCTGCAGAGGCAAGTTCTAACCTTGCAAGATTTGATGGAATAAGATATGGATACAGACCTAAAGACTTTGAAGATGTATATGACTTAATGGAAAGTTCAAGAACAGAGGCTTTTGGAGATGAGGTAAAGAGAAGAATAATGCTTGGAACATATGCATTATCATCTGGATATTATGATGCTTATTATAAGAGAGCACTTAAACTTAAAAAGAAAATAAAAAATCAGTTTAAGGAAGCTTTTGAGAAATACGATTTGATTTTAAGCCCTGTATCACCTGTACTCCCTTTCAAAATAGGTGAAAGAAAAGCAGATCCTTTAGAGATGTATCTTGCAGATATATATACAGTAAACATAAATCTTGCCGGAATACCTGCAATATCAATGCCATGTGCTGTAAGTAAAGAGGGACTTCCAATAGGACTTCAACTTTTAGGACCTCACTTTGGTGAAAAGAAAATATTTAGAGCAGCAAGAGCACTTGAAAAGGAGAGATAAAAAATGAGTTATGAAACCGTAATTGGTCTTGAAATACATGCTGAGTTAAGTACAAAAACTAAAATATTCTGTAATTGTTCAACTGAATTCGGTGCAAAACCAAACGAACATACTTGTCCTATATGCATGGGACTTCCAGGTACTCTTCCTGTTTTAAATGAAGAAGTTGTTCATCTTTCTGTAAAGGCAGGAGAAGCACTACACTGCAAAATAAATAAATTAAACAAAATGGATAGAAAAAACTATTTTTATCCTGATTTACCTAAGGCTTATCAGATATCACAGTTTGATCTTCCAATGTGCAGTGGTGGATATGTTGAGATACAAACTAAGGACGGTAAAAAGAAGATAAGACTTAACAGAATTCACATAGAAGAAGATGCAGGAAAACTTGTCCACTTGGAATATGAACCTTTTTCACTTATAGATTATAATCGTGTTGGAGTACCGCTTATTGAAATAGTTTCAGAGCCAGATATGCGTTCACCAGAAGAAGCAGTTGAATTTATGAAGACACTTAGAGCTATGCTTCAATATGCAAATATATCTGATTGCCGTATGGATCAAGGTTCAATGAGATGTGATGCTAATATATCCTTAAGAGAAGTTGGTTCTACTGAGTATAATACTAAGGTTGAAATCAAAAACATAAACTCCTTTAGGGAACTTCAGAAGGCTCTTGAAAAGGAAGAAAAACGTCAAAAGGAACTTTATGATTTCAATGAAGGTTTTAGAATTAAACAGGAAACTAGAAGATGGGATGCAGGTAAAGGAAAAACTGTAACTATGAGAACTAA is a window of Clostridium pasteurianum DNA encoding:
- a CDS encoding flavin reductase family protein, translating into MQMDFTNNLDKAMEYLHKQGAFLTVKNGDKTNTMTISWGNIGYEWNRPIFMALIRTSRYSYDFIKESKEFTISIPTNDKLKKALSICGTKSGRDINKFKEANIKTKDSKKLSAPIIDDCGIYYECKVVYSSDIDLSKIDKDIKDKIYSDGRFHTLFFGEIVESYEK
- a CDS encoding sugar phosphate nucleotidyltransferase, producing the protein MKAIIMAGGKGTRLRPLTCNIPKPMMPIMQKPIIQYIIELLKKYDITEIGITLQYLSDEITSYFGNGKKFGVNLQYFIEKSPLGTAGSVRSAEDFLDETFVVVSGDALTDINLTKVLQYHKQKKSTVTIVLKKVDIPLEYGVAVTDECGKIDNFIEKPGWSEIFSDKVNTGIYVMEPKIFKLYNKNKKIDFSKDLFPVLLKNNEPVYGYVTNTYWRDIGNIEQFMECNFDVLNEEINVKIDAEKCKDGVWMGKDCIIEPNVKIIPPVYIGDNCKILSNAEIGPFTVLGRNSIVSEMAALKRSIVFENCYVGKYTQLRGAIVSNNVQIGKGVSIFEECSIGSGSLIGERSIIKAGVKIWPYKVIGSRAIIKTSIMWGKNSPKVLFGKNGVCGEVNVEITPEFVSKLASAFAAILKLNSKVIVCSSSDSSCEMLKYSFMSGLVSMGMQVYSAEEMTIPMIRLSTVKFNMDAAVYLFCEEDTYEKVNILFIDKDGIAISKSMQRKIVNNFVKEDFIRMRSNDFKRIRKLKEFTSYYEEYIISDLKMLKDEHREIKIAVWASNEFIKKIAIRVLNKLNIQCIKYDNYISLDGLKKEVLTKKLDFGVNISENCSEAILIDEKGTILNKQIYESIKSLVLIYAYGFKTIAVPVNSSAALKKIAQRYNCKYIRTKISERHILNEYIKNEKDKDRKKVLLSYLSSIDALSVIINVIDIMLENEMKISEFIGNIPNYILKNKEIACSWDKKGSIMRKLMEKSTRNPVELIEGIKFNYDDSWALVIPDSNEPICKIYAESCDEEKTEKIIDRFENEIHLFLRS
- the aspS gene encoding aspartate--tRNA(Asn) ligase, with the translated sequence MKKFYVKDVFSMNEGDEIVLKGWVHKIYDLGHVNFIRLRDKTGIAQLVTTKEQLEGLRNETCIEVKGKLSKNEKAINGMEVQVEDIKILGKVYYDKLPFDINGKKINAALETQLDHRNISLRKPNILAIFKIQEQIGDCFRDFLRENGFTEIHTPKILASGTEGGSELFTVNYFDHRAFLAQSPQFYKQMMVGVGFEKVFEVGHAYRAELHNTYRHLNEYVSLDAEMGFIEDETEIMDLEERFMNYLFKKLRENCARELEMYNITLPQKVNIPRIPLSEAQEIVYKEYGKRSPKGDLNAEGERLFGKYIKEKYDSDFAYLTKYPLSKRPMYTMPDDEIEGASKSFDLIYKGLEITTGGQRIHDHDMLVEAIKKKGFKPEEFEFYTENFRYGMPPHGGFAIGLERLTMQILGLENIREASLLPRDMKRITP
- the gatC gene encoding Asp-tRNA(Asn)/Glu-tRNA(Gln) amidotransferase subunit GatC; the encoded protein is MSDKHVDLDTVKYIAKLAKLKFTDGEAAKLAGEFESILGHFETIDKVDLSDVNVNEFDEVNTEFRKDVPKVFEDKKKLMQNVKSLRDGAIEVPKIIEE
- the gatA gene encoding Asp-tRNA(Asn)/Glu-tRNA(Gln) amidotransferase subunit GatA; protein product: MDILSMTVEELRTAILDKELKSEDIVKAYFDNIKKTEPKIDAYITLCEDYALKEARIVDKKIAAGDKVGCLAGIPIAIKDNICTDGIKTTCASKMLYDFIPPYDATVIKKLKAEDAVIIGKTNMDEFAMGSSTENSAFKVTKNPRDITRVPGGSSGGSAAVVAAKMAPISLGSDTGGSIRQPAAFCGVVGLKPTYGLVSRFGLIAFASSLDQIGPFGKTVKDCAQLLQVVCGEDELDNTSAKGLETEDYLDGIDDGIKGMKIGMPKEFFGEGLDPEIKKAVYDTIEKLKSLGAEVIDISLPITEEGLSAYYIISSAEASSNLARFDGIRYGYRPKDFEDVYDLMESSRTEAFGDEVKRRIMLGTYALSSGYYDAYYKRALKLKKKIKNQFKEAFEKYDLILSPVSPVLPFKIGERKADPLEMYLADIYTVNINLAGIPAISMPCAVSKEGLPIGLQLLGPHFGEKKIFRAARALEKER
- the gatB gene encoding Asp-tRNA(Asn)/Glu-tRNA(Gln) amidotransferase subunit GatB, giving the protein MSYETVIGLEIHAELSTKTKIFCNCSTEFGAKPNEHTCPICMGLPGTLPVLNEEVVHLSVKAGEALHCKINKLNKMDRKNYFYPDLPKAYQISQFDLPMCSGGYVEIQTKDGKKKIRLNRIHIEEDAGKLVHLEYEPFSLIDYNRVGVPLIEIVSEPDMRSPEEAVEFMKTLRAMLQYANISDCRMDQGSMRCDANISLREVGSTEYNTKVEIKNINSFRELQKALEKEEKRQKELYDFNEGFRIKQETRRWDAGKGKTVTMRTKEDANDYRYFPEPDIIPIVVKDELIDQVKDEMPELPMQRLQRFKEQYELTDKEIEILVDDKALSDYFEKLVKLGSDSKVAANWILGDMLRLMREWEKESKDIPITPQNMNELISMIKGKEVSNTAAKEVFEEMFKTSKNPKDIVKEKGLSQISDTGALEEMVKEVIAANEKSVSDYKAGKKQAIGYLVGQVMKKSKGKANPPMVKELLEKALS